From Rhodococcus sp. B7740, one genomic window encodes:
- a CDS encoding carbohydrate kinase family protein encodes MTILVCGEALVDLVPVHEGPLLSPKLGGGPFNVAVAIGRLGSPVAYLSRISRDPFGEQILASLRDAGVDTTWVQRGDEPTTLAMTTLADDGSAEYSFYADGTADRLVADPGDLPDEISVLSFGTLSLLYEPGASMYAGLLHRARAAGKLTMLDPNIRPAAIDSTSGDITADGFRDRFRSWLPSIDILKVSEDDSHWLGLGTQGTTVDDWLASGVTAVVMTRGGNGISVFTAAEETSGTKIVTAEEISVPGVAVDVVDTIGAGDTVQGALLSFLQKESIITSNAVKEMSKQDWREALDFAAKAAAITVSRPGADPPWASEASRD; translated from the coding sequence GTGACCATTCTGGTGTGCGGTGAGGCGTTGGTCGATCTGGTCCCGGTGCACGAGGGGCCGCTGCTCTCGCCGAAACTCGGCGGCGGGCCGTTCAACGTCGCCGTCGCGATCGGTCGACTGGGTTCGCCCGTCGCGTACCTCTCGCGTATCTCGCGCGACCCGTTCGGCGAGCAGATCCTGGCGAGTCTGCGCGACGCGGGTGTGGACACCACGTGGGTGCAGCGCGGCGACGAGCCGACGACCTTGGCGATGACCACCCTCGCCGACGACGGCAGTGCCGAGTATTCGTTCTACGCCGACGGCACCGCCGATCGTCTCGTTGCCGATCCCGGCGATCTACCCGACGAGATCAGCGTGCTCTCGTTCGGCACGTTGTCACTGCTCTACGAACCCGGGGCGTCGATGTACGCGGGCCTGCTGCACCGCGCCCGGGCGGCGGGCAAGCTCACGATGCTCGACCCCAACATCCGGCCTGCCGCGATCGACAGCACCAGCGGAGACATCACCGCCGACGGGTTCCGCGACCGTTTCCGTTCGTGGTTGCCCAGCATCGACATCCTCAAGGTCTCCGAGGACGACTCGCATTGGTTGGGGCTCGGAACCCAGGGCACAACGGTGGACGACTGGCTCGCGTCGGGTGTCACCGCAGTGGTCATGACTCGCGGCGGCAACGGAATCTCGGTCTTCACCGCAGCCGAGGAGACGTCGGGTACAAAAATTGTCACAGCCGAGGAGATCTCGGTACCGGGAGTTGCGGTCGACGTCGTCGACACCATCGGCGCAGGTGACACCGTGCAAGGGGCTCTGCTCAGCTTTCTGCAGAAGGAGAGCATTATCACATCGAACGCGGTGAAAGAGATGAGCAAGCAAGATTGGCGGGAAGCGCTCGATTTCGCCGCGAAAGCGGCGGCAATCACGGTTTCTCGACCCGGTGCCGACCCTCCGTGGGCGTCCGAGGCGTCGAGAGACTAG
- a CDS encoding citrate synthase 2, translating to MAVQRVPEDFVPGLEGVVAFTSDIAEPDKDGGALRYRGVDIEELVAQNVTFGDVWALLVDGEFGRGLPPAEPFPLPIHTGDVRVDVQAGLAMLAPIWGYQPILDIDDSTARDNLARASVMALSYVAQSARGIYQPAVPQTRIDQAATVTERFMVRWKGEPDPAHVAAIDAYWVSAAEHGMNASTFTARVIASTGADVAACLSGAIGAMSGPLHGGAPARVLPMIEEVEKTGDARALITGILDRKEKLMGFGHRVYRAEDPRARVLRATAKRLNAPRYEVAAALEQAALTELRERRPDRAIETNVEFWAAVILDFAEVPAHMMPAMFTCGRTAGWCAHILEQKRLGKLVRPAALYTGPEPRSPESVEGWDLIR from the coding sequence ATGGCTGTTCAACGAGTTCCCGAGGATTTCGTCCCCGGTCTCGAAGGTGTCGTCGCGTTCACCTCCGACATCGCCGAGCCCGACAAGGACGGCGGCGCATTGCGCTACCGCGGCGTCGACATCGAGGAACTCGTCGCGCAGAACGTGACGTTCGGTGATGTCTGGGCCTTGCTCGTCGACGGCGAGTTCGGACGAGGACTCCCGCCGGCCGAACCCTTCCCGCTGCCGATCCACACCGGCGACGTCCGTGTCGACGTCCAAGCGGGTCTGGCGATGCTCGCTCCGATCTGGGGATACCAGCCGATACTCGACATCGACGACTCCACCGCTCGCGACAACCTCGCCCGCGCGTCGGTGATGGCCCTGTCCTACGTCGCCCAGTCCGCTCGCGGTATCTACCAGCCCGCAGTTCCGCAGACCCGCATCGATCAGGCCGCAACCGTCACCGAGCGATTCATGGTCCGGTGGAAGGGCGAACCGGATCCCGCTCACGTCGCCGCCATCGACGCATACTGGGTCTCGGCTGCAGAGCACGGCATGAACGCCTCGACGTTCACCGCACGCGTCATCGCCTCCACCGGGGCAGACGTCGCCGCCTGCTTGTCCGGTGCCATCGGTGCGATGTCCGGACCGCTGCACGGCGGTGCACCCGCCCGCGTCCTGCCGATGATCGAAGAGGTCGAGAAGACCGGCGACGCACGGGCTCTGATCACCGGAATCCTGGACCGCAAAGAGAAGCTCATGGGCTTCGGGCACCGCGTCTACCGCGCCGAGGACCCGCGCGCCCGTGTACTGCGCGCTACGGCGAAGAGACTGAACGCACCGCGCTACGAGGTCGCCGCAGCACTCGAGCAGGCGGCGCTGACCGAACTGCGCGAACGCCGCCCCGATCGAGCCATCGAAACCAACGTCGAATTCTGGGCCGCGGTGATCCTCGACTTCGCCGAGGTACCGGCGCACATGATGCCCGCCATGTTCACCTGTGGACGTACCGCGGGCTGGTGCGCGCACATCCTGGAGCAGAAGCGCCTGGGCAAGCTCGTCCGACCCGCTGCCCTCTACACCGGCCCCGAACCGCGGTCACCCGAGTCCGTCGAAGGCTGGGACCTGATCCGGTAG
- the serC gene encoding phosphoserine transaminase: MAELPIIPADLLPADGRFGCGPSKVRPEQLQSLVDVGASVFGTSHRQKPVKDVVGRVRSGLKDLFSLPEGYEVVLGNGGTTAFWDAAAFGLIREKSLHLTNGEFSSKFASVAKNNPFIGDPIVVKAEPGSAPEPTSDPSVDLIGWAHNETSTGVAIPVSRPAGSENALIAIDATSGAGGLPVNVADSDVYYFAPQKCFAADGGLWVALMSPAALERVSEIAATDRWVPDFLSLPIAVDNSSKNQTYNTPAVATLLLFADQIEWLNSQGGLDWATKRTADSSSRLYDWAENSEFATPFVTNPDHRSQVVGTIDFDEKVDAAQVAKILRANGVVDTEPYRKLGRNQLRVGMFPAIEPDDITALTKSIDWVVSTLS, encoded by the coding sequence ATGGCCGAATTGCCGATCATTCCCGCCGATCTCCTGCCCGCCGACGGACGCTTCGGCTGTGGCCCGTCCAAGGTTCGCCCCGAGCAGCTGCAATCCCTGGTCGATGTCGGCGCTTCCGTGTTCGGCACCAGCCATCGCCAGAAGCCCGTCAAGGACGTCGTCGGACGTGTGCGCAGTGGTTTGAAGGATCTATTCTCCCTCCCCGAGGGCTACGAGGTCGTCCTCGGCAACGGCGGCACCACCGCATTCTGGGACGCAGCTGCATTCGGCCTGATTCGCGAGAAGTCGCTGCACCTGACCAACGGCGAGTTCAGCTCGAAGTTCGCCTCGGTGGCCAAGAACAACCCGTTCATCGGTGATCCGATCGTCGTCAAGGCAGAGCCGGGCAGCGCGCCCGAGCCCACCTCCGACCCGTCCGTCGACCTGATCGGCTGGGCGCACAACGAGACCTCGACGGGCGTGGCCATTCCGGTCAGCCGTCCGGCCGGCTCCGAGAACGCCCTCATCGCGATCGACGCCACCTCCGGCGCAGGCGGTCTCCCGGTCAACGTCGCCGACTCGGACGTCTACTACTTCGCTCCGCAGAAGTGCTTCGCCGCCGACGGTGGCCTGTGGGTCGCGCTGATGAGCCCCGCCGCGCTCGAGCGCGTCAGCGAGATCGCCGCCACGGATCGGTGGGTCCCGGACTTCCTGTCACTGCCGATCGCCGTCGACAACAGCAGCAAGAACCAGACGTACAACACCCCGGCCGTGGCGACACTGTTGCTCTTCGCCGATCAGATCGAATGGCTCAATTCGCAGGGCGGCCTCGACTGGGCCACCAAGCGCACCGCCGATTCGTCCTCACGCCTGTACGACTGGGCCGAGAACAGCGAATTCGCAACGCCGTTCGTCACGAACCCGGATCACCGCAGCCAGGTCGTCGGCACCATCGACTTCGACGAGAAGGTCGACGCAGCCCAGGTTGCGAAGATCCTGCGCGCCAACGGCGTCGTCGACACCGAGCCGTACCGCAAGCTCGGCCGCAACCAGTTGCGTGTCGGTATGTTCCCGGCCATCGAGCCGGACGACATCACCGCACTGACCAAGAGCATCGACTGGGTCGTGTCCACGCTGAGCTAG
- a CDS encoding citrate synthase, translating to MPAENDAKATLTYPGGEYSMSIAEASEGNNGIELGKLLATTGYTTLDGGFVNTASTKSAITYIDGDAGILRYRGYPIEQLAGKSSFIEVSYLLIYGELPSEAQLEKFTDKIRRHTLLHEDLKRFFDGFPRNAHPMPVLSSAVNALSAYYQDSLDPNDPEQVELSTIRLLAKLPTIAAYAYKKSVGQPFLYPDNSKSLVENFLRLTFGFPAEPYEVDPEIVKALDMLLILHADHEQNCSTSTVRLVGSSQANLFTSISGGINALWGPLHGGANQAVLEMLDKIKAEGGDATDFLRRVKNKEDGVKLMGFGHRVYKNFDPRATLVKETAHTILGKLGNGDELLEIALKLEETALTDDYFVERKLYPNVDFYTGLIYRAMGFPPRMFTVLFAMGRLPGWIAHWREQNEDTTGKIGRPRQIYTGYTERDYQDVGSR from the coding sequence GTGCCCGCTGAGAATGATGCCAAAGCCACCCTCACCTATCCCGGTGGCGAATACTCCATGTCGATTGCCGAGGCCTCCGAAGGCAACAACGGCATCGAGCTGGGAAAGTTGCTGGCCACCACCGGCTACACGACGTTGGACGGCGGGTTCGTCAACACCGCGTCGACCAAGTCGGCCATCACCTACATCGACGGTGACGCAGGCATCCTGCGCTACCGCGGATACCCGATCGAACAGCTTGCGGGCAAGTCTTCGTTCATCGAGGTCAGCTACCTGCTGATCTACGGGGAGCTGCCGTCCGAGGCTCAGCTCGAGAAGTTCACCGACAAGATCCGTCGGCACACTCTGCTGCACGAGGACCTCAAGCGGTTCTTCGACGGGTTCCCGCGCAACGCTCACCCGATGCCGGTGCTGTCGAGTGCCGTCAACGCGCTGTCGGCGTACTACCAGGACTCGCTCGACCCCAACGACCCGGAGCAGGTCGAGCTGTCGACCATCCGTCTGCTGGCCAAGTTGCCGACCATCGCGGCGTACGCCTACAAGAAGTCCGTCGGTCAGCCGTTCCTGTACCCGGACAACTCGAAGAGCCTGGTCGAGAACTTCCTGCGTCTGACGTTCGGCTTCCCGGCCGAGCCGTACGAGGTGGATCCCGAGATCGTCAAGGCACTCGACATGCTGCTCATCCTGCATGCCGACCACGAGCAGAACTGCTCCACCTCGACGGTGCGTCTCGTCGGATCCTCGCAGGCCAACCTGTTCACCTCGATCTCCGGCGGCATCAACGCGCTCTGGGGCCCGCTGCACGGCGGAGCCAACCAGGCCGTGCTCGAGATGCTGGACAAGATCAAGGCCGAGGGCGGCGACGCCACCGACTTCCTGCGTCGAGTCAAGAACAAGGAAGACGGCGTCAAGCTCATGGGCTTCGGGCACCGCGTGTACAAGAACTTCGATCCGCGCGCGACGCTGGTCAAGGAAACTGCGCACACGATCCTCGGCAAGCTCGGCAACGGCGACGAACTGCTCGAGATCGCTCTCAAGCTCGAGGAGACCGCGCTGACCGACGACTACTTCGTCGAGCGCAAGCTGTACCCCAACGTCGATTTCTACACCGGCCTGATCTACCGCGCGATGGGCTTCCCGCCGCGCATGTTCACGGTGTTGTTCGCGATGGGCCGTCTCCCGGGCTGGATCGCGCACTGGCGCGAGCAGAACGAGGACACGACCGGCAAGATCGGCCGTCCGCGCCAGATCTACACCGGCTACACCGAGCGCGACTACCAGGACGTCGGCTCCCGCTAG
- a CDS encoding aldose 1-epimerase family protein: MSLMADAQTYSLTSGKYRADIAAVGAGLRALEYDGAALTETWEAGSKPPLSAGLVLAPWPNRTADGTFTFEGVEHRMEISEPARNNASHGFVRRVAWTLVEHTDSRVEQSVDIGTQKGWPFSITVTVVHELSADGLTVTASAKNTGDSPAPYGMGFHTFVRVGDVPLDECTLELSAGTRLPLDPVRNLPVGNSVPTADTEYDFRQPRALEGVQLDTPFSASLPEADGRANHVLRGPDGTATVLWTDSSFGWVQVFTADPANDQAYPERGRALAIEPMTCPPDALNSEIDLIVLDPGRTWSGTWGMRYEK; encoded by the coding sequence ATGTCTCTCATGGCTGACGCGCAGACGTACTCGTTGACGAGCGGCAAGTATCGGGCAGACATCGCTGCCGTCGGAGCGGGCCTTCGGGCGCTCGAATACGACGGCGCAGCGCTCACCGAGACGTGGGAGGCGGGCTCGAAGCCGCCGTTGTCGGCGGGGCTGGTGTTGGCCCCGTGGCCCAATCGGACGGCCGATGGGACGTTCACCTTCGAAGGCGTCGAGCATCGGATGGAGATCTCCGAGCCGGCTCGCAACAACGCCAGTCACGGATTCGTTCGACGCGTGGCGTGGACTCTCGTGGAACACACCGACTCTCGCGTCGAGCAGAGCGTGGACATCGGAACGCAGAAGGGTTGGCCGTTCTCGATCACGGTGACCGTGGTGCACGAGCTGTCGGCGGACGGTCTCACCGTCACCGCGTCGGCGAAGAACACCGGTGACTCGCCCGCGCCGTACGGGATGGGCTTTCACACCTTCGTCCGGGTGGGGGACGTGCCGCTCGACGAGTGCACCCTCGAGCTGTCCGCGGGAACCCGGCTGCCGCTCGATCCGGTACGCAATCTGCCCGTGGGCAACTCGGTGCCGACGGCCGATACCGAGTACGACTTCCGGCAGCCGAGAGCCCTGGAGGGCGTGCAGCTGGACACTCCGTTCAGCGCCTCGTTGCCCGAGGCCGACGGCCGAGCGAACCACGTACTGCGCGGCCCGGACGGCACTGCGACGGTGTTGTGGACCGACAGCAGCTTCGGATGGGTGCAGGTGTTCACTGCCGATCCCGCCAACGATCAGGCATATCCCGAGCGCGGCCGGGCGTTGGCGATCGAGCCGATGACGTGCCCGCCCGATGCGCTGAACTCCGAAATCGATCTGATCGTGCTCGATCCGGGACGAACCTGGTCCGGCACCTGGGGAATGAGGTACGAGAAGTGA
- a CDS encoding rhomboid-like protein: MFRLLTVALRIRVTLVYCTLAVAGTVALGQIGPHDRWHVLHAASTNLHNLTDGHLATVVTSVFLTEGRVNWLWLAAVAVLFAVAEWVAGWRRFLLTFGAGHVGATALVAVGLLIGIHNDWLADSLAMAVDVGVSYAAAAVAGSMIRYLPMPWRVGWAALWIGVVTISGVSDPSFTAVGHAIALTIGFGLGALYLRRDASALSHKAIDARSTEWVQPSPQLSTL; the protein is encoded by the coding sequence ATGTTCAGGCTCCTGACCGTCGCGCTGCGGATCCGCGTGACACTGGTCTACTGCACCCTCGCGGTGGCAGGCACGGTAGCGCTCGGCCAGATCGGGCCGCACGATCGCTGGCACGTGCTGCATGCGGCGAGTACCAACCTGCACAATCTGACCGACGGTCACCTAGCCACTGTCGTCACGAGCGTCTTCCTCACCGAGGGTCGGGTGAACTGGCTGTGGTTGGCCGCGGTCGCCGTGCTGTTCGCCGTCGCCGAATGGGTCGCCGGCTGGCGACGCTTCCTTCTCACCTTCGGCGCCGGACATGTCGGTGCCACTGCTCTGGTGGCAGTCGGCCTGCTCATCGGTATTCACAACGACTGGCTCGCGGACTCGCTGGCGATGGCCGTCGACGTCGGTGTCAGCTACGCGGCAGCAGCGGTCGCAGGGTCGATGATCCGGTACCTGCCGATGCCGTGGCGTGTCGGCTGGGCCGCACTGTGGATCGGCGTCGTCACGATCAGTGGAGTGTCCGATCCGTCCTTCACCGCCGTCGGGCACGCGATTGCCCTGACCATCGGTTTCGGCCTGGGTGCCCTCTACCTGCGCAGGGACGCATCGGCGTTGTCGCACAAAGCAATCGACGCAAGATCGACCGAATGGGTGCAGCCGAGCCCGCAGCTGTCTACCCTCTGA
- a CDS encoding DUF2537 domain-containing protein encodes MNDHDPSVRWTGVPIAVISAALVGVALTTFGLELARIHPLLALGLNLIVVAGAAPTVMRWLAIPVWRWAVYGVGIGSILSFVALAALAF; translated from the coding sequence GTGAACGACCACGACCCGAGCGTCCGCTGGACCGGAGTCCCGATCGCCGTCATCTCGGCGGCGCTGGTGGGTGTGGCACTGACGACGTTCGGTCTGGAGCTGGCCAGAATTCATCCACTGCTCGCACTCGGTCTGAACCTCATCGTCGTCGCGGGTGCAGCTCCGACGGTCATGCGGTGGCTCGCGATACCGGTGTGGCGCTGGGCGGTGTACGGAGTCGGTATCGGTTCCATCCTCAGCTTCGTGGCACTGGCGGCGCTGGCGTTCTGA
- the sepH gene encoding septation protein SepH — MRDLRVVGLEADGKFVVCADPKTGDRFRLPADDKLRAASRGDIARLGQIEIEMDSLLRPKEIQARIRSGATIEQVAADSGMAISRVEVFAHPVLLERSQAASMAQAGHPLRHDGPAVQTLLEIVTLAFRARGHNLDDAEWDAWRDEDNKWVAQLKWQAGRTTNKAHWQFLPDGHGGTIAPLDDTAHELIDPDFGRQLRGLAPVRALTSAEDDDQASQQSFDEYYGTTADSELDAETIEVEVDDAPTPEPEQPREPVAREPRPAPKPAAGHTGGKDKRGKPAMPSWEDVLLGVRSSGHN; from the coding sequence GTGCGAGACTTACGTGTGGTGGGTCTCGAGGCCGACGGAAAGTTCGTCGTGTGCGCAGATCCCAAGACCGGCGACAGATTCCGGCTTCCAGCCGACGACAAGCTCCGCGCGGCCTCACGCGGTGACATCGCTCGACTAGGACAGATTGAGATCGAAATGGACAGCTTGCTTCGGCCGAAAGAAATTCAGGCCCGCATCCGCAGCGGAGCGACCATCGAACAGGTTGCCGCCGACTCCGGAATGGCCATCAGTCGCGTCGAGGTGTTCGCTCACCCGGTGCTGCTCGAACGTTCGCAGGCCGCGTCGATGGCCCAGGCCGGTCATCCGCTGCGCCACGACGGCCCGGCCGTTCAGACCCTGCTCGAGATCGTCACCCTCGCCTTCCGCGCTCGCGGGCACAACCTCGACGACGCGGAGTGGGACGCCTGGCGCGACGAGGACAACAAGTGGGTCGCACAGCTGAAGTGGCAGGCGGGCCGCACCACCAACAAGGCGCACTGGCAGTTCCTGCCCGACGGCCACGGCGGCACCATCGCGCCGCTCGACGACACCGCCCACGAACTGATCGATCCCGACTTCGGACGCCAACTGCGTGGCCTCGCACCGGTGCGCGCACTGACGTCCGCCGAGGATGACGACCAGGCCTCGCAGCAGAGCTTCGACGAGTACTACGGCACCACCGCCGACAGCGAACTCGACGCCGAGACCATCGAGGTCGAGGTGGACGATGCGCCGACTCCCGAGCCCGAGCAGCCACGCGAACCGGTGGCCAGGGAGCCGAGGCCCGCACCCAAGCCTGCCGCCGGTCACACCGGCGGCAAGGACAAGCGCGGCAAGCCGGCCATGCCGTCGTGGGAGGACGTGCTGCTCGGCGTTCGCAGCAGCGGGCACAACTGA
- the pdxH gene encoding pyridoxamine 5'-phosphate oxidase, with protein MRVDYGEPEDLDVDALAGGWCSLAQQWLSDAIAANLPEPNAIVLGTVDESGRPATRTVLCKDFDASGVVFYTNYDSDKGRALTATPYASITFPWIGIARQLTVRGPVVKVDAETTEAYWRTRPRGSQLGAWASEQSRPVGSREDLVARLSEVTATFDGIDVPVPPNWGGFRVEPETVEFWQGRTSRMHNRIRLTVASGVIERLQP; from the coding sequence ATGCGGGTGGACTACGGAGAGCCCGAGGACCTGGACGTCGATGCTCTGGCGGGCGGGTGGTGTTCGCTGGCGCAGCAGTGGTTGTCCGACGCGATAGCCGCGAATCTGCCCGAGCCCAACGCCATCGTGTTGGGGACGGTCGACGAGTCGGGTAGACCCGCCACCCGCACCGTGTTGTGCAAGGACTTCGACGCGTCCGGTGTGGTCTTCTACACCAACTACGACTCGGACAAGGGCCGTGCGCTCACCGCGACGCCGTATGCGTCGATCACGTTCCCGTGGATCGGAATTGCCCGCCAACTCACCGTCCGCGGCCCGGTGGTCAAGGTCGATGCCGAGACCACCGAGGCGTATTGGCGCACGCGACCCCGGGGCTCCCAGCTGGGGGCATGGGCGTCCGAGCAGTCGCGACCGGTCGGCTCGCGGGAGGATCTGGTTGCGCGACTGTCCGAGGTCACCGCGACGTTCGACGGAATCGACGTGCCGGTTCCGCCGAACTGGGGCGGTTTTCGCGTCGAGCCGGAGACGGTCGAGTTCTGGCAGGGCCGAACGAGCCGCATGCACAACCGAATTCGCCTGACGGTGGCAAGCGGTGTGATCGAGCGTCTGCAGCCGTGA
- a CDS encoding MFS transporter encodes MSRLRGILADTTPLRTPSYKRLWLANIVTVIGAQLSIVAVPQQVFQITLSSAYVGLTGVFALVPLIVFGLWGGALADVMDRRTLLMITTCGLIGTSALFWLQAFLDLNNVWIILVLLAVQQAFFAVNQPTRSAILPRILPAEQLPAANSLNMTVMNFGAIAGPLSAGILIYYIGLETLYLIDTVALFATLWAVIRLPGIPPAKSGQRAGLRSVFDGFAYLATQKVLLASFVVDIIAMVFGMPRALFPQIAHESFGDPASGGPVLGMLFAAMSAGAVVGGVFSGWLPRVRRQGLAVLICIVVWGAAMIGFGLAVGAATDGATTVALWFALAFLALGGGADMISAAFRSTMLQQVATDEMRGRLQGVFIVVVAGGPRIGDVLHGAAAASVGTAAAAAGGGVLVVIGVSIAALALPAFIRYRVGAVVKNVSHG; translated from the coding sequence GTGAGCCGATTGCGCGGCATTCTTGCCGATACGACTCCGCTGAGGACTCCGTCCTACAAGCGGTTGTGGCTCGCGAACATCGTCACCGTCATCGGTGCCCAACTGTCCATTGTTGCTGTGCCGCAACAGGTTTTCCAGATCACACTGAGCTCGGCCTACGTGGGCCTCACCGGTGTGTTCGCGTTGGTGCCGCTCATCGTCTTCGGCCTGTGGGGTGGAGCGTTGGCCGACGTGATGGACCGCCGCACCCTGTTGATGATCACCACCTGCGGCCTGATCGGTACGTCGGCACTGTTCTGGTTGCAAGCGTTTCTCGACCTGAACAATGTGTGGATCATCCTGGTGCTGTTGGCCGTTCAGCAGGCATTCTTCGCGGTGAACCAGCCGACGCGCAGCGCGATTCTCCCGCGGATCCTGCCTGCCGAGCAGTTGCCCGCTGCGAATTCGCTGAACATGACTGTGATGAACTTCGGTGCCATCGCCGGACCGCTCAGCGCAGGCATCCTCATCTACTACATCGGACTCGAGACCCTCTATCTGATCGACACCGTCGCACTGTTCGCCACCCTGTGGGCGGTGATCCGGCTGCCGGGGATTCCGCCGGCGAAGTCGGGTCAGCGCGCCGGATTGCGTTCGGTGTTCGACGGTTTCGCCTACCTCGCGACGCAGAAGGTGCTGCTGGCCTCGTTCGTCGTCGACATCATTGCGATGGTGTTCGGTATGCCCCGCGCGCTGTTCCCGCAGATCGCGCACGAGAGCTTCGGCGATCCCGCGTCGGGCGGTCCGGTGCTCGGCATGCTGTTCGCCGCGATGTCCGCGGGCGCGGTGGTGGGAGGCGTGTTCTCCGGCTGGTTGCCCCGAGTACGCAGGCAGGGGCTGGCGGTGCTCATCTGCATCGTCGTGTGGGGCGCGGCGATGATCGGCTTCGGTCTGGCCGTCGGCGCGGCCACCGACGGGGCCACCACTGTCGCCCTGTGGTTCGCGTTGGCGTTCCTGGCCCTCGGCGGTGGAGCCGACATGATCTCGGCGGCGTTCCGCAGCACGATGCTCCAACAGGTCGCGACCGACGAGATGCGCGGTCGACTGCAGGGTGTGTTCATCGTCGTCGTCGCGGGAGGTCCGCGCATCGGCGACGTACTGCACGGCGCAGCGGCCGCATCCGTCGGTACGGCGGCGGCTGCTGCCGGCGGTGGGGTTCTGGTCGTCATCGGCGTCTCGATCGCCGCGCTGGCTCTTCCTGCATTCATTCGGTATCGCGTGGGTGCGGTGGTGAAGAATGTCTCTCATGGCTGA
- a CDS encoding DUF6928 family protein codes for MGAKASTIWYVDAPDPISVLREATTSDWNAASALVGRLYPHLTAVPLGQGPISTSAGVDDDHVFIGCYPGVTVVCGSNLSVPTPSTLPESFTRPLASEHTYLVASDPQHAWGAFAYWERGEFRRSFSATPVYIYEDAGLPLVWERSFWAGEHPLIYPPGVMPDPQSLPFHPQEFAEAANAEWLGFRYTGAPHADEFDPDTLPVCGFTMYVPGQEPPPPNRSANGRGAQEPMPDAPDEQAPRPKKRWFSRK; via the coding sequence GTGGGGGCCAAAGCATCAACGATCTGGTACGTGGACGCACCGGATCCCATTTCGGTACTCCGAGAAGCCACCACCTCGGACTGGAATGCTGCGAGCGCACTCGTCGGACGTCTGTACCCCCACCTGACGGCAGTGCCCCTCGGACAGGGTCCGATATCGACATCGGCCGGCGTGGACGACGATCACGTCTTCATCGGTTGCTACCCCGGCGTCACCGTGGTCTGCGGATCGAACCTGTCGGTGCCGACACCGTCGACGCTTCCCGAATCCTTCACCCGCCCTCTGGCGTCCGAACACACCTACCTCGTCGCCTCGGATCCCCAGCACGCCTGGGGTGCGTTCGCGTACTGGGAGCGCGGTGAATTCCGCCGATCGTTCAGCGCCACCCCGGTGTACATCTACGAGGACGCTGGCCTGCCACTGGTGTGGGAGCGATCGTTCTGGGCCGGTGAGCATCCGCTGATCTATCCGCCCGGAGTGATGCCGGATCCACAATCGCTGCCGTTCCACCCACAGGAATTCGCCGAGGCGGCCAACGCCGAGTGGCTCGGATTCCGCTACACCGGCGCACCACACGCGGACGAATTCGATCCCGACACCCTGCCGGTCTGCGGCTTCACGATGTACGTTCCCGGACAGGAGCCGCCGCCACCGAACCGGAGTGCGAACGGCCGTGGCGCACAGGAACCGATGCCCGACGCCCCCGACGAACAGGCACCGCGTCCGAAGAAGCGTTGGTTCTCGCGCAAGTAG